A genomic segment from Candidatus Viadribacter manganicus encodes:
- a CDS encoding helix-turn-helix domain-containing protein produces MPRSVFTDAYAAFRDTLVAVRKDAGVTQIELAERLGKPQQFVSKYERGDRRVDLIEFVAVCRALRIDPKEAFALVLRRLPKSFDI; encoded by the coding sequence ATGCCCCGTTCAGTGTTCACCGATGCCTATGCCGCCTTCCGTGACACCCTCGTCGCGGTCCGCAAGGATGCGGGCGTCACGCAGATTGAGCTGGCCGAGCGCCTGGGCAAGCCGCAGCAATTCGTGTCGAAATACGAACGCGGTGACCGGCGCGTCGATCTCATTGAGTTCGTCGCCGTCTGCCGGGCGCTCCGCATCGATCCGAAAGAGGCGTTTGCCTTGGTCTTGCGGCGTTTGCCGAAGTCGTTCGACATCTGA
- a CDS encoding PGN_0703 family putative restriction endonuclease, with the protein MALHNPELLLPLIPERLLRQAHVYERHDSRFRAAARLLQALWRERRKLPEGHYTNAAGARRRLGSRLAVDAAREGANFITPDIFGQARLDLAYREPGALVDIERMHANLLSSMPLCFNLLAPLKADKKLARRVFNQLAPGIAKEISHIQFEHSPGRGDPTFTADGTAFDAFATARAPDGAKAFLAVEVKYSESMTEPEARLRPRYDELARSSGLYAEPNDEALRKNPLQGLWRGHMLAQSTVDAGLYDRGIFMLIAPRQNRDVQRAARAYATRLTNADGKVTFLNVELEDVIDAVRSAGAPDLAAALHERYTDFGPVHDLVRRACLDTPRRRRPLRSATRPASTRPRSPRGVPMAAAR; encoded by the coding sequence ATGGCGCTGCACAACCCCGAACTTTTGCTGCCGCTGATCCCGGAGCGCCTGCTTCGCCAAGCGCACGTTTACGAGCGTCACGACAGCCGCTTCCGCGCCGCCGCGCGGCTGCTGCAAGCGCTCTGGCGCGAGCGACGCAAGCTCCCCGAAGGCCACTACACCAACGCCGCCGGCGCACGCCGCCGCTTGGGTTCGCGTCTTGCCGTCGACGCCGCGCGTGAGGGCGCGAACTTCATCACGCCCGACATCTTTGGCCAAGCCCGCCTCGACCTCGCTTACCGCGAGCCCGGTGCGCTCGTCGACATCGAACGCATGCACGCCAACCTGCTGTCGTCGATGCCCCTATGCTTCAATTTGCTCGCGCCACTCAAGGCCGACAAGAAACTTGCGCGCCGCGTCTTCAACCAACTCGCGCCGGGCATCGCAAAAGAGATCAGCCACATTCAATTCGAGCACAGTCCGGGCCGCGGCGATCCGACCTTCACCGCCGACGGCACCGCCTTCGACGCCTTCGCCACCGCGCGCGCACCTGATGGGGCGAAAGCGTTTCTCGCCGTCGAAGTCAAATACAGCGAGAGCATGACCGAACCGGAGGCGCGCCTGCGCCCACGCTACGATGAACTCGCTCGCTCCAGCGGTCTCTACGCGGAGCCCAACGACGAGGCATTGCGTAAGAATCCGCTGCAAGGTCTCTGGCGTGGCCACATGCTGGCGCAGTCGACCGTTGACGCCGGCCTCTACGATCGCGGCATCTTCATGCTCATCGCGCCGCGACAGAACCGTGATGTGCAACGCGCGGCGCGCGCGTACGCCACGCGGCTCACCAACGCGGACGGGAAGGTGACCTTCCTCAATGTTGAGCTGGAGGACGTGATCGACGCTGTTCGTAGTGCCGGCGCGCCGGACCTCGCCGCAGCCCTGCATGAGCGCTACACCGACTTCGGCCCGGTGCACGACCTCGTCCGCCGAGCGTGCCTCGACACGCCGCGCCGACGCCGGCCGCTGCGCTCAGCAACTCGACCGGCAAGCACACGACCACGTTCTCCACGGGGCGTGCCGATGGCCGCCGCACGCTAG